Within Acidaminococcus timonensis, the genomic segment GTTTTCCTCCTGTTAAATCTTGTTGAGTAAAAACGATGCGGTGAGGGTTCCGTGGTAGCCTGTGGTTACCTCCGGAAACGCCTCTATCACATCGATGTTGGCAGATATGGTCTTGTAGCCATCCACCGCCAGGGTTGGGCCGTAGTAGGACAACAATGCGGAGATGTCATTGAGCACGTCATTGACCTTCCGCTTGCCGTTGCTGTCGGCCCACACATCGATGTTGATGGTGGCGGTCCACAGAACCATGTTTTTAACGGCTTCGGGCTTCATGGTCACGGAGCCGATGGTGATGT encodes:
- a CDS encoding DUF3168 domain-containing protein, translated to MILIKDVPLVPLQQAVFKVIRDGQTTPVYGDVTEEAKLPYITIGSVTMKPEAVKNMVLWTATINIDVWADSNGKRKVNDVLNDISALLSYYGPTLAVDGYKTISANIDVIEAFPEVTTGYHGTLTASFLLNKI